The following proteins come from a genomic window of Sphaerisporangium rubeum:
- a CDS encoding helix-turn-helix domain-containing protein: protein MHTDPAEVTLQDALDALADPVRRSIVRELSTWPDFTRPCGAFDLPVSKATASHHFAVLRAAGLLEQLDSGPRRLNRLRRPEFDARFPGLLALVLAEE, encoded by the coding sequence GTGCACACCGATCCCGCCGAGGTGACGCTTCAGGACGCGCTGGACGCTCTCGCCGACCCGGTGCGGCGGTCCATCGTGCGCGAGCTTTCCACCTGGCCCGACTTCACCAGGCCCTGTGGCGCCTTCGACCTCCCGGTGTCCAAGGCCACCGCGAGCCACCACTTCGCCGTGCTCCGCGCCGCGGGGCTGCTGGAACAGCTCGACAGCGGGCCGCGGCGCCTCAACCGGCTGCGCAGGCCGGAGTTCGACGCGCGCTTCCCCGGTCTGCTGGCACTGGTGCTGGCCGAGGAGTAG
- a CDS encoding oxygenase MpaB family protein, translating to MTDLENVTVQAPSSVSWVVHVSRAMWVGGVRGLMLQALHPSAMRGVWQNSDFREDPVGRLLRTADFVGRVTFGSPAEAEAVGERVRRVHRGLRVREPSGVVGRVDEPELLLWVHCAEVASYLETVVRAGVRLSREQADRYLLEQRRSAAYVGLREEDVPGSLGEMRDYFRRTRRRLDVTPEAAAAVRFLVSPRVPERLRLLRVAKPLYWPFGALCYYTLPGWARRMYGFLPEVPQAGVTVALRGFRQALETVPEPLYEKVFMPTTREMLDGARERLAAAGYDVSAGLRGLRDPRRRL from the coding sequence ATGACAGATCTCGAGAATGTCACGGTGCAGGCGCCTTCGTCGGTGAGTTGGGTGGTGCATGTCTCCCGGGCCATGTGGGTGGGGGGTGTGCGGGGGCTGATGTTGCAGGCGTTGCATCCTTCGGCCATGCGGGGGGTGTGGCAGAACTCGGACTTCCGGGAGGATCCGGTCGGGAGGCTGCTGCGGACGGCCGACTTCGTGGGGAGGGTGACGTTCGGGAGTCCTGCCGAGGCGGAGGCGGTCGGGGAGCGGGTGCGGCGGGTGCATCGGGGGTTGCGGGTGCGGGAGCCCTCCGGGGTGGTGGGGCGGGTGGACGAGCCGGAGCTGCTGCTCTGGGTGCACTGCGCGGAGGTGGCGTCCTACCTGGAGACGGTGGTGCGCGCTGGGGTGCGGCTGAGCAGGGAGCAGGCCGATCGTTATCTGCTGGAGCAGCGGCGGAGCGCGGCTTACGTGGGGTTGAGGGAGGAGGACGTGCCGGGATCTCTCGGGGAGATGCGGGACTACTTCCGGCGGACGCGGCGGCGGCTCGATGTGACGCCTGAGGCGGCGGCCGCGGTGCGGTTCCTGGTCTCGCCGCGCGTGCCGGAGAGGTTGCGCCTGCTGCGGGTGGCGAAACCGTTGTACTGGCCGTTCGGAGCGTTGTGTTACTACACGTTGCCGGGGTGGGCCCGGCGGATGTACGGGTTCCTGCCGGAGGTGCCGCAGGCGGGGGTCACGGTCGCGCTGCGGGGGTTCAGGCAGGCGCTCGAGACGGTGCCTGAGCCACTGTACGAGAAGGTGTTCATGCCGACGACCCGCGAGATGCTCGACGGGGCTCGAGAACGGCTGGCGGCGGCGGGGTACGACGTGAGCGCGGGGCTCAGGGGGCTGCGGGACCCGCGCCGCCGGCTCTGA
- a CDS encoding NUDIX domain-containing protein, whose amino-acid sequence MKRLVARVWHSMAGPLQWRVVYLRHAKFVVGVTGVVRDADGNVLLLKHRLWPVARPWGLPGGYAKRGETFEETVVREVREETGLDVKVGRPAYLRSGYRMRLEIAYEARYVGGTLRIDPMEVLEAGWFAPEELPEGLQDLHRRLILGEPV is encoded by the coding sequence GTGAAGCGGCTCGTCGCACGGGTCTGGCACTCGATGGCCGGGCCGCTGCAGTGGCGGGTCGTCTACCTGCGGCACGCCAAGTTCGTCGTCGGGGTCACGGGGGTCGTGCGGGACGCGGACGGCAACGTGCTGCTGCTGAAGCATCGGTTGTGGCCGGTGGCGCGGCCATGGGGGTTGCCCGGGGGGTACGCCAAGCGCGGGGAGACTTTCGAGGAGACCGTCGTCCGGGAGGTGCGGGAGGAGACGGGGCTCGACGTGAAGGTGGGGCGGCCGGCGTATCTGCGGAGCGGGTACCGGATGCGGCTGGAGATCGCGTACGAGGCACGGTACGTGGGTGGCACGTTGCGGATCGATCCGATGGAGGTCCTGGAGGCCGGGTGGTTCGCTCCGGAGGAGCTGCCTGAGGGGCTGCAGGACCTTCATCGGCGGTTGATTCTCGGGGAGCCGGTCTAG
- a CDS encoding PD-(D/E)XK nuclease family protein — translation MPRRLYSCTPSRLNTWLDCPRRYRYTYLDRPAPQKGPPWAHNSVGASVHNALAAWWREPYERRTPAVAGVLLTRGWLTDGFRDQEQSTEWRDRARDMVMSYTGTLDPSDEPVGVERTVATRTSVIAVSGRVDRIDRRGDELVIVDYKTGRRPLTEDDARTSLALAVYAVCASRVLHRSCHRVELHHLPTASVATWTHTPDTLRRHLSRAEDIAEEAAKADEDYRSLRAEDSAAPPLDDRFPARPGPICSWCDFRRHCSEGRAAGPARQPWEGLADLSEDGEIRAGGAGPAAP, via the coding sequence ATGCCGAGGCGGCTCTACTCGTGCACTCCGTCCCGGCTGAACACCTGGCTGGACTGCCCGAGGCGTTACCGCTACACCTACCTCGACCGGCCCGCGCCGCAGAAGGGCCCGCCGTGGGCCCACAACAGCGTCGGCGCGTCGGTGCACAACGCTCTCGCCGCGTGGTGGCGCGAGCCGTACGAGCGCCGCACCCCCGCCGTGGCCGGCGTCCTGCTGACCCGCGGCTGGCTCACCGACGGCTTCCGCGACCAGGAGCAGTCCACCGAGTGGCGTGACCGCGCGCGCGACATGGTGATGTCGTACACCGGCACCCTGGACCCGTCCGACGAGCCGGTCGGCGTCGAGCGCACCGTGGCGACCCGCACGTCCGTGATCGCCGTCTCCGGCCGGGTCGACCGCATCGACCGGCGCGGCGACGAGCTCGTCATCGTCGACTACAAGACCGGCCGCCGTCCCCTCACCGAGGACGACGCACGCACCTCCCTGGCGCTGGCCGTCTACGCCGTCTGCGCGTCCCGGGTCCTGCACCGCTCCTGCCACCGGGTCGAGTTACACCACCTGCCGACCGCCTCGGTGGCCACCTGGACCCACACCCCCGACACCCTGCGCCGCCACCTGTCCCGCGCCGAGGACATCGCCGAGGAGGCCGCCAAGGCAGACGAGGACTACCGCTCCCTCCGCGCCGAGGACTCCGCGGCCCCTCCGCTCGACGACCGCTTCCCCGCACGTCCGGGCCCCATCTGCTCCTGGTGCGACTTCCGCCGCCACTGCTCCGAAGGCCGGGCCGCCGGGCCGGCACGCCAGCCCTGGGAGGGGTTGGCCGACCTGAGCGAGGACGGCGAGATCAGAGCCGGCGGCGCGGGTCCCGCAGCCCCCTGA